In the genome of Kluyveromyces marxianus DMKU3-1042 DNA, complete genome, chromosome 1, one region contains:
- the CYB2 gene encoding L-lactate dehydrogenase (cytochrome) (mitochondrial): MRSAARVINKSCSGSALSRRCLRKSSLSMSMRYLSTSNIGVRKGFNGQGKSSNKTMLFLAAGASAVAGIGLLSQFSDSLQNATKEELNKPKVSPLEVAKHSSPDDCWVVIDGFVYNLTEFISAHPGGPAIIENNAGKDVTAIFGPIHAPDVIEKYIAPENRIGPLDGKMPDDLICAPLTPGETPEDVARKEELRQNMPDLDSLVNIYDFEFLASQILTKQAWSYYSSAADDEVTHRENHAAYHRIFFKPRILVNVKEVDTSTTMLGEKVGVPFYVSATALCKLGNPKEGEKDIARGCGESDVKPIQMISTLASCSLQEIVEAAPSKDQIQWFQLYVNSDRKITEELIKNVEKLGLKAIFVTVDAPSLGNREKDAKVKFTNKDSSAKAMEKSNVKESKGASRALSTFIDPALCWDDIVTLKSKTKLPIVIKGVQCVEDVLKAAEIGAAGVVLSNHGGRQLDFSRAPIEVLAETMPILKEKKLDDKIEIFIDGGVRRGTDILKALCLGAKGVGLGRPFLYANSCYGKEGVKKAIELLKDELEMSMRLLGVTSIDQLSEKYLDLSTLHGRTVSVPRDNLYNGVYVPHEPTDFKEN, encoded by the coding sequence ATGAGATCTGCAGCTAGAGTCATCAACAAGAGCTGTAGCGGCTCTGCTCTTTCGAGAAGATGTCTGAGAAAATCGAGCTTGAGCATGAGTATGAGATATTTAAGTACTTCGAACATCGGAGTCAGAAAAGGTTTCAACGGACAGGGTAAAAGTTCGAATAAAACGATGTTGTTTTTGGCTGCTGGGGCTTCAGCTGTAGCTGGGATCGGGCTGCTCTCTCAATTTAGCGACAGCTTGCAAAATGCTACGAAAGAAGAGCTAAACAAGCCAAAGGTTTCCCCGCTCGAGGTCGCCAAGCACTCGAGTCCCGATGACTGCTGGGTGGTGATCGATGGGTTTGTCTACAATTTGACGGAATTCATTAGCGCCCATCCTGGTGGACCAGCTATCATCGAGAACAACGCCGGTAAGGATGTGACGGCGATCTTTGGCCCAATTCATGCGCCAGATGTCATTGAGAAGTACATTGCTCCGGAGAACCGGATCGGTCCTCTAGACGGGAAAATGCCCGACGACTTGATCTGTGCGCCATTGACGCCCGGTGAGACTCCTGAGGATGTTGCCAGAAAGGAGGAGTTGCGTCAAAATATGCCAGATCTCGACTCGTTGGTCAACATTTACGATTTCGAGTTCTTGGCGTCCCAGATTTTGACCAAACAGGCATGGTCCTACTACTCTTCTGCTGCCGATGACGAAGTCACCCACAGAGAGAACCATGCTGCATACCACcgtatcttcttcaagccAAGAATCCTAGTCAACGTCAAGGAGGTGGACACTTCCACCACCATGTTGGGTGAAAAAGTGGGTGTTCCATTCTATGTGTCTGCTACCGCTCTATGTAAATTGGGTAATCCAAAGGAAGGTGAAAAGGATATCGCTAGAGGTTGTGGCGAGAGCGATGTGAAGCCAATCCAGATGATTTCCACTTTGGcctcttgttctttgcAAGAAATCGTCGAAGCAGCACCTTCCAAGGACCAAATCCAATGGTTCCAATTGTATGTCAACAGTGACCGTAAGATTACCGAGGAATTGATCAAAAACGTCGAAAAGCTGGGCTTGAAGGCTATCTTCGTTACTGTGGATGCCCCATCTCTCGGTAACAGAGAAAAGGATGCTAAGGTCAAATTCACCAACAAGGACAGTTCCGCAAAGGCCATGGAAAAGAGCAACGTCAAGGAATCCAAGGGTGCTTCCAGAGCTCTTTCCACTTTCATTGACCCTGCTCTATGCTGGGATGATATCGTTACCTTGAAATCAAAGACCAAGTTGCCAATTGTCATTAAGGGTGTTCAATGCGTCGAAGACGTCTTGAAAGCCGCAGAAATTGGTGCCGCCGGTGTCGTCTTGTCCAACCACGGTGGTAGACAACTAGACTTTTCCAGAGCGCCAATCGAAGTCTTGGCCGAAACAATGCCTATtctaaaagaaaagaaactaGACGACAAGATCGAAATCTTCATCGATGGTGGTGTCAGAAGAGGTACCGATATATTGAAGGCCTTGTGTCTTGGTGCCAAGGGTGTCGGTTTAGGTAGACCATTCTTGTACGCAAACAGTTGTTATGGTAAGGAAGGTGTCAAGAAAGCTATCGAATTGCTAAAGGACGAACTAGAAATGTCAATGAGATTGCTTGGTGTCACTAGCATCGACCAATTGTCTGAGAAGTATCTGGATCTATCTACTCTTCACGGTAGAACGGTTAGCGTACCTCGTGACAACTTGTACAACGGAGTGTATGTTCCACACGAACCAACTGACTTCAAGgaaaattga
- the YKT6 gene encoding palmitoyltransferase YKT6, whose product MKIYYIGVLRNSGDKTLELSSVKDLSEFGFFERNSVAQFMSFFSETVAGRTSAGQRQSVEEGKYVGHVYARSEGICGVLITDKEYPVRPAYTLLNKILDEYLVAHPPLEWKDVAETNDSLKLKELDIYISKYQDPSQADAIMRVQQELDETKITLHKTIENVLQRGEKLDNLVDKSESLSAASRMFYKQAKKTNSCCIVM is encoded by the coding sequence ATGAAGATATACTACATTGGCGTGTTGAGAAACAGCGGGGACAAGACCCTAGAGTTGAGTTCAGTGAAGGACTTGAGCGAGTTTGGGTTTTTCGAGAGGAACAGTGTGGCACAGTTTATGTCATTTTTCAGTGAGACTGTTGCGGGCAGGACCAGTGCTGGACAAAGACaaagtgttgaagaagggAAATACGTTGGACATGTGTATGCGAGGTCTGAGGGGATTTGCGGGGTGCTGATCACGGATAAGGAGTATCCTGTGAGACCAGCATACACGCTATTGAACAAGATTTTGGATGAGTACTTGGTGGCGCACCCTCCATTGGAATGGAAGGATGTTGCGGAGACGAACGACTCGCTCAAGTTGAAAGAGttggatatatatatttcgAAGTACCAGGATCCGTCGCAAGCGGACGCGATCATGCGTGTGCAACAGGAGCTAGACGAGACCAAGATCACGTTGCACAAGACGATCGAGAACGTGTTGCAGAGGGGTGAGAAGTTGGACAATCTAGTGGACAAGTCGGAGTCGCTTTCTGCGGCCTCCAGAATGTTTTACAAGCAGGCCAAGAAGACCAACTCGTGTTGCATTGTGATGTAG
- the MIA40 gene encoding Mia40p has translation MFRVSAQVGRRLVVRSVRQARVYSSASHGGSGASMSKSALLLAGFSTLGALYVANGCPTLIKSKPASVAAPVSEPVKDKSDAPHSAQDEGAEPVTAPGNETVFSEEKFGELKAAQEAQEAHETQEDAQGAQGAQENTEAGESTTQASGVDESSESSETSAPSLSVDNEITKKNVVLHHEADQKELVQVTGPDGVKMVTKDSEPASETEEKSFAPASPSENENEAKPEQSATAEAAAAGVQGEENNEQKSAYNPETGEINWDCPCLGGMAYGPCGEEFKTAFSCFVYSEAEPKGINCVEKFSAMQNCFRQYPDYYAEQIKDEEEASAEASKIEDKSTTDASTATATVEVETENAVFEPVLEKYVEENPQLKETSEAAPVVTSDAGDKN, from the coding sequence ATGTTCCGTGTTTCTGCGCAAGTTGGTAGACGTTTAGTGGTCAGGTCGGTGAGACAGGCAAGAGTTTATAGTTCTGCTTCCCATGGGGGAAGTGGGGCATCGATGAGTAAGTCAGCGCTGCTGTTGGCAGGATTTTCCACCTTGGGGGCTCTTTATGTGGCTAACGGGTGTCCTACTTTGATTAAGTCGAAGCCTGCCAGTGTAGCTGCGCCAGTTTCGGAGCCAGTGAAGGATAAGAGCGATGCACCACATTCGGCACAGGATGAGGGTGCGGAACCGGTGACTGCACCAGGAAACGAGACTGTTTTCAGTGAAGAGAAGTTCGGTGAGTTGAAGGCAGCTCAGGAGGCTCAAGAGGCTCACGAGACTCAGGAGGATGCTCAGGGTGCTCAGGGTGCTCAGGAAAACACTGAGGCTGGTGAATCCACCACCCAGGCATCCGGAGTTGACGAAAGTAGCGAATCCAGCGAGACCAGTGCTCCATCTCTCAGTGTAGACAATGAAATCACCAAGAAAAACGTCGTGTTGCACCATGAGGCTGATCAGAAGGAATTGGTCCAGGTGACCGGCCCAGATGGCGTGAAAATGGTTACTAAGGACTCCGAACCTGCTTCTGAGACGGAGGAAAAATCGTTTGCGCCAGCTTCTCCTTccgaaaatgaaaacgaAGCCAAACCAGAACAATCTGCCACTGCTGAAGCTGCTGCCGCCGGTGTTCAAGGTGAGGAAAACAACGAACAAAAATCCGCTTATAACCCAGAAACCGGTGAGATTAATTGGGATTGTCCATGTCTAGGTGGTATGGCATACGGCCCATGTGgtgaagaattcaagaCCGCTTTCTCCTGCTTCGTTTATTCCGAAGCTGAACCAAAGGGTATCAACTGTGTTGAGAAGTTCTCCGCTATGCAAAACTGTTTCAGACAATACCCAGATTACTACGCCGAACAAATCAAGGACGAGGAAGAGGCTTCAGCAGAAGCTTCCAAAATTGAAGACAAGTCCACCACCGATGCTTCTACTGCTACTGCCACCGTAGAAGTCGAAACTGAAAATGCTGTTTTCGAACCAGTCTTGGAGAAGTACGTCGAAGAAAACCCTCAATTGAAGGAAACTTCCGAAGCTGCTCCAGTTGTCACCTCTGATGCCGGAGACAAGAACTAA
- the SPP382 gene encoding mRNA splicing protein SPP382 codes for MEDEDKEEHKRRKLSPSMNSMSFIDPYGYSDEEEDVEDVEVKRTSNSMEKRYGIGAKLLSKMGYKQGEGLGRDGKGIVNPIETIARPKGVGLGMLSAVHNMEKGEETDTSSEEENLSQKKTPVRFKSVSNAQLEGLVKDVKLLMEQNIQIPNNVTERINNSLLSNEDIEEIRRTTKDLLKISTEIKTVESSLERLRLESKRESQQRSILRETMATMSENVDEKSETSAQLTLSEQITRCLEVDDEFLADKLCSFVLAKGLKPLASEDDLETAQVSQLQQIVDYLSYRMESKYTLNNTQSVIFRKIYEPLCRMLESTNDQNELIRRALVQYMPIIEFISCKEHFISTYVIPYLEKNLSESFLYDGFMVTYNQIQSVLEARELKMTKELMIHKFESFLKGWTASKRVVTEDVIILRETIGELKFYDLINTYWLPRFVDYFDSTFNLTDEFIDYNEKDGEGGYISEVAEVIHEYEPFFDSDTSRKVFEVIINSIQKVLFQWFVLQPKTFVPDAEYWVNHILNQICSETLAMNHSAELRNIYNFVRNPSLVSEHDEELTLHSLIRSTREQCSKRDEYNSTPMTKISTTFKTVVETFCHEHGLSLRRTATENTTIKILGREKVVPTFMVSNFSNNKKIHVALSDDILWLKKGNGTYKPIYIYELLHFTSDK; via the coding sequence ATGGAAGATGAGGACAAAGAGGAAcacaaaagaaggaaactCTCTCCGAGCATGAATAGTATGTCTTTTATAGATCCATATGGATACagcgatgaggaagaagacgTGGAAGACGTGGAGGTAAAGAGAACAAGCAATAGCATGGAGAAGAGATACGGTATAGGTGCTAAATTACTTTCAAAAATGGGTTATAAGCAGGGGGAAGGTTTAGGACGGGATGGTAAAGGTATTGTGAACCCGATTGAAACAATAGCACGCCCTAAAGGTGTAGGTTTGGGGATGCTTAGCGCCGTCCATAACATGGAAAAGGGAGAAGAGACTGATACCTCATCAGAAGAGGAGAATTTGAGTCAGAAAAAAACTCCAGTTCGATTTAAAAGTGTCTCCAATGCCCAATTGGAAGGTTTAGTTAAAGATGTAAAACTTCTAATGGAACAGAATATCCAAATACCAAATAATGTTACAGAAAGAATCAACAATTCTCTCCTCAGCaatgaagatattgaagaaataagGAGAACCACAAAGGATCTtctgaaaatatcaacagaaataaaaacaGTTGAGTCCAGCTTAGAAAGACTTCGACTAGAATCTAAGCGTGAATCACAGCAAAGGTCAATTCTTCGAGAAACGATGGCCACAATGTCCGAAAatgttgatgaaaagaGCGAAACTTCAGCCCAGCTCACTCTATCTGAGCAAATAACAAGGTgtcttgaagttgatgatgaatttcTTGCTGACAAACTTTGCTCTTTCGTATTAGCGAAGGGCTTGAAACCTTTAGCATCAGAGGATGATTTAGAAACTGCACAGGTTTCCCAGTTGCAACAAATAGTAGATTACTTATCTTACAGGATGGAATCGAAGTATACATTAAACAACACCCAAAGTGTAATATTCAGAAAGATCTATGAGCCTTTATGTAGAATGCTGGAATCTACAAATGATCAAAATGAACTTATAAGAAGAGCCCTAGTGCAATATATGCCTATTATCGAGTTTATTAGTTGCAAAGAGCATTTCATTTCAACTTATGTGATTCCTTACCTAGAGAAAAATCTTTCCGAATCATTCCTCTATGACGGATTCATGGTTACTTATAACCAGATACAATCTGTTTTAGAAGCTCGAGAATTAAAAATGACTAAGGAATTGATGATTCATAAATTCGAGAGTTTCCTCAAAGGTTGGACTGCATCAAAAAGGGTTGTTACAGAGGATGTTATAATATTAAGGGAAACGATAGGAGAATTGAAATTTTACGATTTAATCAATACCTACTGGCTTCCAAGATTCGTTGACTATTTTGATTCTACTTTCAATCTTACCGATGAATTTATTGAttataatgaaaaagatgGCGAAGGTGGATATATATCAGAAGTAGCAGAAGTGATCCATGAATATGAACCTTTCTTTGACAGTGATACAAGTAGGAAGGTTTTTGAAGTGATTATCAATTCAATCCAGAAAGTGCTGTTTCAATGGTTTGTGCTACAACCTAAAACCTTTGTTCCAGATGCCGAATATTGGGTGAATCACATCTTAAATCAAATCTGCTCAGAGACTTTGGCTATGAATCATTCAGCGGAACTCAGGAATATTTATAATTTCGTAAGGAATCCTTCCCTTGTTTCGGAACATGACGAAGAGTTGACCCTCCACTCCTTAATAAGAAGCACACGGGAACAGTGCTCCAAGCGAGACGAATACAATAGTACCCCAATGACAAAAATTTCGACCACATTCAAAACAGTTGTTGAAACATTTTGCCATGAACATGGACTATCACTACGACGGACTGCCACAGAAAACACAACAATTAAAATTCTAGGAAGAGAGAAAGTTGTACCAACCTTTATGGTATCCAATTTCAGCAATAACAAGAAAATACACGTTGCATTGTCAGACGATATTCTTTGGCTGAAGAAGGGAAACGGCACATACAAAccaatatatatttacGAATTATTACACTTCACTTCGGACAAATAA
- the ATG17 gene encoding protein kinase regulatory subunit ATG17, with protein MSYHYDGIPDIEIDLYWNKARNHLLKAQVECEESLKLLSTIRSEMDSCQKSRLKLQFILNCLVNQVEFFSSVILEKCIAVELLDNEWSKVVLVGVVKDLNYWQDEITNKINALKNTKYDLNAEYKSLADFICEDHVEILQQKLDEVPFIKKQVSNIRQHYKSIKEGVQYQLKAGKVKKLKKYYETHFSRDNHLFELLEGEYLTKLNSYESELTDYIRSITDHFDKCSILKADGLPPQDLKDLFEVVKNDDAELEHIRELIYESDAEITQFYKNVEGTITSIKENVADFYGLSTKIMVELEKCEEYVSIFQDIAKLVSVYKESCIRKIEQVQELCEVYDKFKKAYFNLLKERERRKSVAIQMKSILDECKGKLMALNEDDLDHRQQFLHENGDYLPENIWPGKIDDMTPLYSLEYTIYNEQK; from the coding sequence ATGAGTTATCATTATGATGGTATACCGGATATAGAAATAGACTTATATTGGAATAAAGCGAGAAACCACCTCTTGAAAGCACAAGTGGAATGTGAGGAGTCATTAAAGTTACTTTCTACCATTCGGTCCGAGATGGATAGCTGTCAAAAATCCAGACTTAAACTGCAATTCATACTTAATTGTTTGGTAAATCAGGTTGAGTTTTTTAGCTCAGTCATATTAGAGAAGTGTATTGCTGTTGAATTACTAGATAACGAATGGTCGAAAGTGGTACTGGTCGGAGTTGTGAAAGATCTTAATTATTGGCAGGATGAGATAACCAATAAGATAAATGCGTTGAAAAACACCAAGTATGATCTAAACGCTGAGTATAAAAGTTTGGCAGATTTTATTTGTGAAGATCATGTTGAGATCCTACAACAAAAGCTTGATGAGGTACCGTTCATTAAGAAACAGGTGTCTAACATACGACAACATTACAAATCTATTAAGGAAGGTGTACAGTATCAACTGAAAGCTGGTAAGGtaaaaaagttgaaaaaataCTATGAAACGCATTTCAGCAGAGACAACCATTTGTTTGAGCTTTTAGAAGGTGAGTATTTAACCAAATTGAATTCTTATGAATCTGAGCTTACCGATTATATAAGATCAATCACGGATCATTTTGATAAGTGCAGCATATTAAAAGCTGATGGGTTGCCACCACAAGACCTAAAGGACCTATTCGAAGTTGttaaaaatgatgatgCTGAATTGGAGCATATCAGGGAACTAATTTACGAAAGTGATGCTGAGATTACTCAATTTTATAAAAATGTTGAAGGAACAATAACAAGCATTAAAGAAAACGTCGCAGACTTTTACGGTTTGTCAACAAAAATCATGGtggaattggaaaaatgtGAGGAGTATGTGTCTATTTTTCAAGATATTGCCAAATTAGTCTCAGTTTATAAGGAATCTTGTATTCGAAAGATTGAACAGGTTCAAGAGTTATGCGAAGTTTAtgataaattcaaaaaggCATATTTCAATCTATTGAAGGAACGAGAAAGGAGAAAATCGGTTGCGATACAAATGAAAAGCATTCTTGATGAATGCAAAGGAAAGTTAATGGCTttgaatgaagatgatttgGATCATAGACAGCAGTTTTTACATGAAAATGGAGATTATTTGCCAGAAAACATATGGCCTGGGAAGATTGATGACATGACCCCGCTGTATAGTCTAGAATACACCATATAcaatgaacaaaaatag
- the MST1 gene encoding threonine--tRNA ligase MST1 (mitochondrial) — protein MLLLRCRRTVLHVPTKFSSKFIRYCSSHDTDQNKIDSAANTANEVSQKQELYITDPISPGSVFFLPNGTKIFNKLVSFMKLQQQNKYGFQEVVTPLIYRKTLWEQSGHWENYKDDMFRVEGNDLSKEEYGLKPMNCPGHCVIFKRFDRSYNDLPLRFSDFSPLHRNEASGALSGLTRVRKFHQDDGHIFCTQEQVHQEIKKCLELVDMCYTSVFPISGNDTKPAYSLTLSTRPEKFVGEIEVWNHAEETLKSILSESGHSYTINEGDGAFYGPKIDILVHDHTGKSHQVATIQLDFQLPERFKLEYKSKDNDYKRPIMIHRAVFGSVERFMAILIDSNKGKWPFWLNPNQCMVIPVKTQDKKIMDLAEKTVKTLRAENTDPKSPIPPNSFHFSVDMDCRDESVSKRIRDAIKKHYSFIIMIGDKEVESDKVAIRTRESRNVNQLTLKEVFDKFVDLETNYK, from the coding sequence ATGCTTCTACTTAGATGTCGAAGAACAGTACTTCATGTTCCAACCAAGTTCAGTTCAAAATTCATAAGATACTGCTCTTCTCACGATACTgatcaaaataaaatagaCAGTGCAGCCAATACAGCAAATGAAGTATCACAAAAACAAGAGCTCTATATAACAGATCCTATCTCTCCAGGttcagtttttttcttgCCAAATGGTACGAAGATCTTTAACAAATTGGTTAGTTTTATGAAGCTTCAGCAGCAGAATAAATATGGATTTCAAGAGGTTGTAACTCCATTAATTTATAGAAAAACGCTCTGGGAACAATCGGGGCACTGGGAAAACTATAAAGATGATATGTTTAGAGTCGAGGGAAATGACCTATCCAAGGAGGAGTATGGGTTAAAACCTATGAACTGTCCTGGTCATTGCGttatattcaaaagatttGACAGATCTTATAATGATCTACCATTACGTTTCTCAGATTTTTCCCCTTTACACAGAAATGAAGCTTCCGGTGCATTATCTGGTCTTACAAGAGTTAGAAAATTCCATCAAGATGATGGTCATATATTTTGTACCCAAGAACAAGTTCATCaggaaatcaaaaaatgcCTAGAGCTAGTGGATATGTGTTACACATCAGTATTTCCAATTTCTGGAAACGATACCAAACCGGCATACTCTTTAACACTATCTACTAGACCTGAGAAATTTGTTGGGGAAATTGAAGTTTGGAATCATGCAGaagaaactttgaaaagtatCTTGTCAGAATCGGGGCATTCTTATACTATTAACGAAGGGGATGGTGCATTTTACGGGCCTAAAATCGATATTCTAGTCCATGACCATACTGGCAAGAGCCACCAAGTTGCTACTATCCAGTTAGATTTTCAATTACCTGAAAGATTCAAATTAGAATACAAGAGCAAAGATAATGATTACAAGAGACCAATTATGATCCATAGAGCTGTTTTTGGGTCTGTCGAAAGATTCATGGCAATTTTAATCGACTCAAACAAAGGTAAATGGCCATTTTGGCTTAACCCAAATCAATGTATGGTAATTCCAGTGAAAACTCAGGACAAAAAGATAATGGATCTTGCGGAAAAAACTGTTAAAACCTTACGTGCCGAGAATACCGATCCCAAAAGCCCAATTCCTCCTAATAGCTTCCACTTTTCAGTTGATATGGACTGTAGAGATGAATCAGTTAGCAAAAGAATAAGGGACGCCATTAAAAAACACTACTCCTTCATTATAATGATAGGTGATAAGGAGGTAGAAAGTGATAAAGTAGCGATTAGGACTCGAGAATCAAGAAATGTTAATCAGTTGACTCTGAAAGAAGTATTCGATAAGTTCGTGGATCTTGAAACAAACTATAAATAG
- a CDS encoding putative alanine--tRNA ligase → MPRVQLLNIVRNIATMTAGLKQTYVGSLACQRNSFLSKDFVTTVVACNPGKKKNTYEVELEDTILFPEGGGQPSDSGRIRVENGEVLSVSSVFRRGLHAVHLADKDINPGTKVTIDIDWTKRLDYMQQHTGQHLVSAILEQKWNLKTLSWSMGGVPSEKKPHIEPFDLFNYLEIGRALTAEEVQELTETITKYITVDPKNIEILEGDPESHEEVSTHKVPDDYDLSKGVLRVVKIGNLDKNPCCGTHLQSTSQISSVLILPKQSSVRGTNSRLYFMCGDRVRRYALFANETISATKKVLSCSDNEIVNKCETTLKNLQKATKREQYWIKELAQYSAKPVVETLQERSKAHLIRDEFGTLEFLIQAWNAINQQVTELSLKDYCYVLIGRERATSTGAVLIISDSGEKIQETSNSIKAIVSQLKGGGGKNGGKWQGKVSQFRDNEFEELGKFLQSNF, encoded by the coding sequence ATGCCAAGAGTCCAACTCCTCAATATAGTAAGGAATATTGCTACAATGACAGCTGGACTGAAACAAACCTATGTGGGGTCTTTAGCTTGCCAAAGAAACTCGTTTTTATCAAAAGACTTTGTCACCACAGTCGTTGCCTGCAATCcaggcaagaagaagaacacaTATGAAGTCGAATTAGAAGACACAATTTTATTCCCAGAAGGTGGAGGACAACCTAGCGACTCTGGTAGAATTCGTGTGGAAAATGGCGAAGTTTTATCTGTTTCTTCAGTGTTCAGAAGAGGCTTGCATGCTGTGCATCTTGCCGACAAAGACATCAACCCAGGAACTAAAGTGACTATTGACATCGACTGGACTAAAAGACTAGACTACATGCAACAACATACTGGCCAACATTTAGTAAGTGcaattcttgaacaaaaatgGAATTTAAAGACACTTTCTTGGTCTATGGGAGGTGTTCCAAGTGAAAAGAAGCCTCACATTGAACCATTTGATCTATTCAATTATCTTGAAATTGGAAGAGCACTCACCGCAGAAGAAGTACAGGAGTTAACTGAAACAATCACGAAATACATAACTGTTGATCCAAAGAACATTGAAATTCTTGAGGGGGATCCAGAGTCTCATGAAGAAGTTAGCACTCATAAAGTTCCTGATGATTACGATTTATCAAAAGGTGTTTTGAGGGTTGTGAAAATTGGGAATTTGGACAAGAACCCATGTTGTGGTACTCATTTGCAATCGACTTCACAGATATCTTCAGTCCTCATTTTGCCCAAACAATCTAGCGTAAGAGGTACAAATTCTAGATTGTACTTTATGTGTGGTGATAGAGTGAGAAGATATGCATTGTTTGCTAATGAAACAATTAGTGCTACAAAGAAAGTTCTATCTTGCTCGGATAATGAGATTGTTAATAAGTGCGAAACTACATTGAAGAACTTACAAAAGGCCACTAAAAGGGAACAATACTGGATTAAGGAATTAGCTCAATATTCAGCCAAACCTGTTGTCGAAACTTTGCAAGAGAGATCCAAAGCACACTTGATTCGGGATGAATTTGGTACCCTAGAATTTTTGATTCAAGCCTGGAATGCAATTAACCAACAAGTCACTGAACTTTCCTTGAAAGATTACTGTTATGTTCTTATTGGGAGGGAAAGAGCAACTTCTACTGGCGCAGTATTGATCATTTCTGATTCTGGtgaaaaaattcaagaGACTTCTAATAGCATAAAGGCTATAGTTTCGCAGTTGAAAGGTGGCGGTGGTAAAAATGGTGGTAAATGGCAAGGAAAGGTTTCTCAATTCAGAGATAACGAGTTCGAGGAACTCGGGAAGTTCTTACAATCCAATTTCTGA
- the SDS22 gene encoding type 1 protein phosphatase-activating protein SDS22 has protein sequence MPQMSHNNRVLSDSEEEHSDEDQQIVDSTNKLQLQSTNNEGSTLHTEIIPDEHPEYISADAELAAEIPDDADVIDLVHLKVQALEDLNLIRFKNLKRLYLRQNLIESIAELEVLPLEKMEEIDLYDNRIKHISKSVNLFPNLKTLDLSFNKIRNIKNVDKLVNLENLYFVQNKISKIENLSTLKNLKNLELGGNRISEIGPDDLKGLDNLTEIWLGKNSISRLMNLSHLKNLRILSIQSNKIKKMEGLEDLENLEELYLSHNFITKIEGLEKNTKLTTLDVTGNRLTKIENLKHLVHLTDLWASDNQIDQSFESLGEELGHLPEFETIYLEGNPIQTKNRTQYRRKLVLNLGESLQKIDATYVRA, from the coding sequence ATGCCCCAAATGAGCCATAATAACAGAGTACTAAGtgattctgaagaagagcacTCAGACGAAGATCAACAAATCGTTGACTCTACAAACAAACTTCAGTTGCAGTCTACAAATAATGAGGGGAGTACGTTACACACGGAAATTATACCAGATGAACATCCAGAATATATATCTGCAGATGCAGAATTGGCTGCAGAAATTCCTGATGATGCAGATGTAATCGACTTAGTGCATCTTAAGGTTCAAGCGCTTGAAGATTTGAACCTAATTCGTTTCAAGAACTTAAAGAGGTTATATTTGAGACAGAATTTGATTGAGTCTATAGCCGAATTGGAGGTACTTCCACTTGagaaaatggaagaaattgatCTCTACGATAACAGGATCAAACATATCTCGAAGAGTGTTAACCTCTTCCCTAACTTGAAAACCTTGGATTTATCCTTTAACAAGATtagaaatataaagaacGTGGACAAGTTGGTCAACCTTGAGAATTTGTACTTTgttcaaaacaaaatctCTAAGATCGAAAACTTGAGTACTCTTAAGAATCTAAAGAATCTTGAGTTAGGTGGTAACAGAATCAGTGAAATTGGACCAGACGACTTAAAAGGTTTGGATAATTTGACAGAGATCTGGTTGGGGAAAAACTCTATTTCCAGATTGATGAACTTGTCACACCTCAAGAATCTACGGATTTTGAGCATCCAGTCCAATAAGATTAAGAAAATGGAAGGTTTAGAAGATTTAGAGAATCTTGAGGAGTTATACCTCTCACATAACTTCATAACCAAGATCGAAGGTCTTGAGAAGAATACGAAATTGACCACATTGGATGTTACTGGCAATAGATTAACAAAGATCGAAAACTTGAAGCACTTAGTCCATTTAACCGATTTGTGGGCATCTGATAATCAAATTGACCAATCCTTCGAATCCTTGGGTGAAGAACTTGGACATCTTCCTGAATTTGAAACCATTTATCTAGAAGGGAACCCAATACAGACAAAAAACAGAACTCAGtatagaagaaaacttgTATTGAATTTGGGAGAATCTTTACAAAAAATTGACGCAACTTACGTACGTGCTTGA